From Rutidosis leptorrhynchoides isolate AG116_Rl617_1_P2 chromosome 3, CSIRO_AGI_Rlap_v1, whole genome shotgun sequence, a single genomic window includes:
- the LOC139902851 gene encoding chloride channel protein CLC-c-like codes for MENDNINNSSSVDIESEGGGGEKIERNGSSISMIEDIKQPLLLKSRINTTSQIAIVGANVCPIESLDYEIVENDLFKQDWRSRKKVQILQYVVLKWALVLLIGLATGLVAFFNNLAVENIAGFKLLLTGNLMDKQSYFQAFAALAGCNVVLATCAAVLCAYVAPAAAGSGIPEVKAYLNGVDAHSILAPSTLFVKIFGSIFGVAAGFVVGKEGPMVHTGACIANLLGQGGSRKYHLTWKWLRYFKNDRDRRDLITCGAAAGVAAAFRAPVGGVLFALEEAASWWRSALLWRTFFTTAVVAVVLKSLIEYCKNETCGLFGEGGLIMFDINNAIPSYNTIDLLAIVLLGVIGGIFGSIYNYLVDKVLRTYSIINEKGPAFRVLLVIIISILTSCCAFGVPWLARCIPCPEHLKEDCPTKGRSGSYKSFQCPDGHYNDLASLLLTTNDDAIRSLFSSLNTNEFRITSLVFFFVNMFFLGIITYGIAIPSGLFIPVILAGASYGRLVGRMLHPIANLDVGLFALLGAASFLGGTMRMTVSLCVILLELTNNLLMLPLMMLVLLISKTVADCFNKGVYDQIVIMKGLPFLEAHAEPYMRHLVAGDVVSGPLITFSGVEKVGNILHSLRMTSHNGFPVIDEPPLTDAPELCGLVLRSHLLVLLKGKVFTKHRRLSGARTLEKYHAFDFAKAGSGKGLKLEDLEIEPEELEMYVDLHPITNTSPYTVVETMSLAKAAVAFRELGLRHLCVVPKTPGRPPIVGILTRHDFMPEHILGLYPHIDKHK; via the exons atggagaatgataatattaataatagtagtagtgtTGATATAGAAAGTGAAGGTGGAGGAGGTGAAAAGATTGAAAGAAATGGATCATCAATTTCAATGATTGAAGATATAAAACAACCACTTTTGTTAAAAAGCAGAATCAATACTACTTCTCAGATTGCTATTGTTGGGGCTAATGTTTGTCCCATTGAATCTCTTGATTATGA GATTGTAGAAAACGATCTATTTAAACAGGATTGGCGGTCTAGAAAGAAGGTGCAGATACTTCAATACGTTGTGTTGAAATGGGCGCTAGTGCTTCTTATCGGATTAGCTACAGGGCTCGTGGCCTTTTTCAACAACCTTGCAGTCGAGAATATTGCTGGTTTCAAGCTTCTTCTCACAGGCAATCTTATGGATAAACAAAG TTACTTTCAGGCATTCGCTGCATTGGCTGGTTGTAATGTGGTTCTTGCAACATGTGCTGCGGTTCTTTGTGCGTATGTTGCACCTGCCGCAGCTGGTTCCGGTATACCAGAAGTTAAAGCTTATCTAAATGGTGTAGATgc ccATTCTATTCTGGCTCCAAGTACTCTTTTTGTTAAG ATATTTGGGTCAATATTTGGAGTTGCTGCTGGATTTGTTGTGGGAAAGGAAGGACCGATGGTTCATACGGGGGCTTGCATTGCTAACTTACTTGGACAGGGTGGTTCACGTAAGTACCATTTGACATGGAAATGGCTCAGATACTTCAAAAATGATAGGGACCGAAGGGATTTAATCACATGTGGcgctgctgctggtgttgctgcggCTTTTCGTGCCCCAGTTGGTGGAGTCCTTTTTGCTCTTGAAGAAGCAGCATCATG GTGGCGGAGCGCACTTCTTTGGAGAACATTTTTCACTACTGCCGTAGTAGCCGTTGTTTTAAAGTCTCTTATCGAATACTGTAAAAACGAAACGTGTGGATTATTCGGTGAAGGAGGTCTCATCATGTTCGATATCAATAATGCGATACCTTCTTATAACACTATCGATCTTCTCGCCATTGTGCTGCTTGGAGTTatcggaggaattttcggaagcatTTACAATTATCTCGTTGACAAAGTCTTGCGTACTTATAGCATCATTAACGA GAAGGGTCCAGCATTTAGGGTGCTTCTTGTGATCATCATTTCGATCTTAACTTCGTGTTGTGCATTTGGTGTTCCTTGGCTCGCAAGGTGCATACCGTGCCCCGAGCATTTAAAAGAAGACTGTCCCACAAAAGGACGTTCGGGGAGCTACAAAAGCTTTCAATGTCCCGATGGTCATTATAACGATCTCGCTTCACTTTTGCTCACCACCAACGATGACGCTATTCGAAGTTTATTCAGTTCGTTAAACACAAATGAGTTTCGCATAACAAGTCTCGTTTTCTTCTTTGTCAACATGTTCTTCCTCGGTATTATAACGTACGGAATTGCAATCCCTTCCGGGCTTTTTATTCCGGTCATATTAGCCGGAGCATCTTACGGGCGGCTCGTTGGGCGGATGCTTCATCCCATTGCAAATCTCGATGTCGGCCTTTTCGCGTTACTTGGTGCCGCCTCGTTTCTTGGTGGTACAATGAGGATGACGGTATCTTTATGCGTTATTCTTCTCGAACTCACTAATAATCTTTTAATGCTTCCATTAATGATGCTTGTTCTTCTTATTTCAAAAACGGTGGCCGATTGCTTCAACAAAGGAGTGTATGACCAAATTGTGATAATGAAAGGGTTACCGTTTCTTGAAGCCCATGCCGAACCTTACATGCGCCATTTGGTTGCGGGTGACGTTGTTTCCGGACCTTTGATAACTTTTTCGGGTGTCGAAAAAGTCGGTAACATTCTACATTCTTTAAGGATGACATCACATAACGGGTTTCCGGTAATCGATGAGCCGCCGCTAACTGACGCGCCCGAACTTTGTGGGCTTGTTTTGAGGTCTCATTTACTTGTTTTACTAAAAGGGAAGGTTTTCACAAAACATAGGCGTTTAAGTGGAGCTCGAACGTTAGAAAAGTACCATGCGTTTGATTTTGCCAAGGCGGGATCTGGAAAAGGGTTGAAACTTGAGGATTTGGAGATTGAGCCCGAGGAATTGGAAATGTACGTTGACCTTCATCCTATTACTAATACGTCACCGTATACCGTTGTGGAGACGATGTCTCTCGCGAAAGCTGCGGTTGCGTTTAGGGAGCTCGGACTTCGACATTTGTGTGTGGTACCAAAGACCCCCGGG AGGCCACCGATAGTTGGTATCTTGACACGACACGATTTCATGCCAGAGCACATTTTGGGACTTTACCCACACATCGACAAACACAAGTAG